From the Pomacea canaliculata isolate SZHN2017 linkage group LG4, ASM307304v1, whole genome shotgun sequence genome, one window contains:
- the LOC112563001 gene encoding uncharacterized protein LOC112563001: MPREGRYPSLPILYTKGSHFDVGYMTGTTFADRIRRYWHDDENLSQPSRALYESRDGRELCDVLQKKGEDNFPQYAAEIRGLAAGVGVSYEEMFFQNSILDMMYMDEGVVLDLLGKTVPLTRLLERCSTVLLNRPDVKVIGHNEDDYTALQQYGYMVSAVVDDPDFPSMLQGQGTNGYDNNKEGLSEDKCTSSRVLPGNATRRGLQLQRPRVGFLYQLADHRHRLLRRSKRLHYAQSSGRSFR; this comes from the exons ATGCCAAGAGAAGGACGATATCCCAGTCTGCCCATCCTCTACACCAAGGGCAGCCATTTTGACGTGGGTTACATGACAGGAACTACGTTCGCTGACCGCATCCGGCGTTACTGGCACGACGATGAGAACCTGAGCCAGCCATCTCGTGCGTTGTACGAGTCACGTGACGGACGCGAGCTGTGTGACGTACTTCAAAAGAAAG GAGAAGACAACTTTCCGCAGTACGCGGCTGAGATTCGCGGCCTTGCAGCAGGGGTTGGAGTGTCATACGAAGAAATGTTCTTTCAAAACTCAATTCTGGACATGATGTACATGGATGAGGGTGTTGTCCTGGACCTGCTAGGCAAGACGGTTCCTCTGACACGACTGCTAGAGCGCTGCAGCACCGTCCTCCTGAACAGACCCGACGttaaggtcataggtcacaacGAGGACGACTACACGGCACTGCAGCAATACGGTTACATGGTCTCCGCTGTTGTCGACGATCCTGACTTTCCTTCCATGCTACAGGGACAGGGAACCAACGGCTACGATAACAATAAAGAAG GTCTTTCTGAAGACAAATGCACATCCAGCAGAGTGCTACCCGGGAATGCTACCCGGCGTGGCCTTCAGCTTCAACGACCACGGGTTGGTTTTCTGTATCAACTCGCAGACCACCGACACCGTTTATTGCGGCGCTCCAAACGCTTGCATTACGCGCAGTCTTCTGGGCGCAGCTTCCGTTGA